Proteins from a genomic interval of Rattus norvegicus strain BN/NHsdMcwi chromosome 2, GRCr8, whole genome shotgun sequence:
- the LOC134485856 gene encoding uncharacterized protein LOC134485856, giving the protein MVAAIAVLIKDAKKLTLGQPLTILAPHTVEALVKQPPDRWLSNSHMTHYQALLLDAEQVQFGPVVALNPATLLPLPEEAEQHDCLQILTEVHRTRPDLSDQPLQNADHTWYTDDNSFLAEGERKAGAAVTTEDKVIWAKALPAGTSTQRAELIALTQALKMTKGKRLNVYTDSRYAFATAHIHGEIYQRRGLLTSKDKDIKNKAKILALLEALFLPKRLSIIHCPGHQKGHNPEARRNRWPMPRREKRP; this is encoded by the coding sequence atggtggctgctattgctgtcctgatcaaggatgctaaaaaattgactttgggacagccacttaccatcctagcaccccacacagtggaggccttggtaaagcagcccccagaccgctggctctctaattcccacatgacccactaccaagccttgttactggatgcagaacaggttcagtttggacccgtagtcgccctcaatcctgccaccttgcttcccctaccagaggaggcagaacagcatgactgcctacaaatcctcacagaagtacatagaaccaggccggacctatcggaccagcctcttcagaatgctgaccacacatggtacacggatgacaacagcttcttggcagagggagagcgaaaggctggagctgcggtcactacggaggacaaagtgatttgggcgaaagccctgcctgctggtacctccacacaacgggctgaactcatcgccttgactcaggcactcaagatgacaaaaggtaagaggctaaatgtatatacagacagccgttatgcctttgccacagcacacatccacggggagatctaccagaggcgggggctgctcacatctaaagataaagatattaaaaataaggctaaaattctggccctcttagaagccctattcttgcccaaaagactgagtattatacattgtccaggacaccagaaagggcacaacccagaggcacgaagaaaccgctggccgatgccacggcgcgagaagcggccatga